One genomic segment of Ricinus communis isolate WT05 ecotype wild-type chromosome 5, ASM1957865v1, whole genome shotgun sequence includes these proteins:
- the LOC8268629 gene encoding E3 ubiquitin-protein ligase SINA-like 10 gives MARFSVDGEADEGPSSPRRKRRRSQNSQQQASWRQPQEVVQDEEILEDESDNDDDDNDEEEEESSEEEEEDDDDDEEDEAEGLDENTQMAIVEPPRSSNPVGTARNAAICVTLTDPEVLDCPICYECLSIPVFQCENGHTACSSCCRKLAHKCPSCSLPIGYNRCRAIEKVLESVKLPCHNLKYGCKEMVSYSKKLDHDKICNNTPCSCPLSGCSFVGSSRQLYQHFSIKHKGSAAPFRYNITFPVFFTLNDKSLILQEEKEGVVFFLKNTAEILGNVITVNCLGGPSSKGGYFYELAARMEGSNLKFQSFTKNIQKVNHDDPHSDTFLIIPGSFFGSYGQISLDLCIWRHGTYPKEIRSSGMNIQRSTGAKP, from the exons ATGGCGAGATTTTCGGTAGATGGAGAAGCAGACGAAGGGCCAAGCAGTCCGAGGCGTAAGAGACGGAGAAGCCAAAATTCTCAACAACAAGCTTCTTGGCGTCAACCCCAAGAAGTTGTTCAAGATGAAGAAATATTGGAGGATGAaagtgataatgatgatgatgataatgatgaagaagaagaagaatcgtctgaagaggaagaagaggatgatgatgatgatgaagaagatgaagcaGAGGGACTAGATGAAAATACCCAGATGGCAATTGTGGAACCGCCCAGATCTTCAAACCCTGTGGGAACTGCAAGAAATGCAGCAATATGTGTCACCTTAACTGACCCGGAAGTTCTTGATTGCCCTATCTGCTATGAATGCTTGTCAATTCCTGTTTTTCAG TGTGAGAATGGGCATACAGCTTGCTCTTCCTGCTGCAGAAAACTTGCACATAAATGTCCTTCCTGCTCTTTGCCAATTGGCTATAATCGCTGTCGGGCGATTGAGAAGGTTCTTGAATCAGTTAAACTACCTTGCCACAATCTGAAGTACGGGTGCAAAGAAATGGTTAGCTACAGCAAGAAACTTGACCATGATAAGATCTGCAACAATACACCGTGTTCATGCCCCCTATCAGGTTGCAGTTTTGTTGGCTCATCTAGACAGTTATACCAACATTTTAGCATTAAACACAAGGGTTCTGCGGCACCATTCCGATATAACATTACCTTTCCTGTATTTTTTACCCTTAATGACAAATCCCTTATTCttcaagaagagaaagaaggtGTTGTATTTTTTCTGAAGAATACAGCAGAAATCCTTGGAAATGTGATTACTGTAAATTGTCTAGGGGGCCCCTCATCAAAAGGAGGATACTTTTACGAGCTTGCAGCAAGAATGGAGGGAAGCAACCTCAAATTTCAATCTTTTACAAAGAATATCCAAAAGGTTAATCATGATGATCCTCATTCAGATACGTTCCTTATAATTCCAGGTAGTTTCTTTGGTTCTTATGGGCAGATCAGCTTGGATCTCTGCATATGGCGCCACGGTACGTATCCTAAGGAAATCCGAAGTAGTGGCATGAATATCCAAAGAAGCACAGGTGCAAAGCCCTAA
- the LOC8268630 gene encoding uncharacterized protein LOC8268630 produces the protein MVPSDGDLANTKRKAEDKIELEGKRKKKKNQLSTPRPACSWVHFSREFIKEYSASHPESSGLKAATKVASDAWKSMSLEEKAKYTRRAREVWDNYLSTAPARTPKPRKQTKLVTRCSPGRLFNVLQRLTPEQKDAVKDLGFGSLLGLRCRTLRRSLCLWLLQRFNTTGRSLEICGDRIPLSPKDVEFVMGLAASGKDVVNSGPDNLILDLRRNYNATNRGISVSLLEERLKAPEAGEEFKRSFVLYALGTLLSPTARLDVSPSFLHFLTNVDVVHQYNWGKFLLDRLVREVARFRQGKQRAVGGCLLFLQLFYYETVSVEGPGSLEPDPASLPCLSSWGEEEITEREKRERELGGYGFGEVMCKDRCIGVKSSENRSHLDCTPTGNMWNGIVHSSILEQGRYQVDKERSNKDITVEETDAPNLLTSSSIVFSEIVVVSEPVRTLCRNNEYGCNRILDNNDDHEETCSFSPCACPLLHCNFIGSSEQLSLHFSGKHWDTGRRFRYNSPLSVSLGMNEQFLVLQAEEDGILFLLSKSTESIGNTTTITCIGPSSSKEKFLYDIIAGRGVSSLRLKSSTEYFPGRVEGFPPMDFLLIPFCFVSSSGQLELELCIWNSTELDTDCS, from the exons ATG GTACCAAGTGATGGAGATTTGGCAAACACTAAGAGAAAAGCTGAAGATAAAATTGAGTtagaaggaaaaaggaaaaagaaaaagaaccaaTTGAGTACTCCTCGTCCTGCTTGTTCATGGGTGCATTTTAG CCGAGAGTTTATCAAGGAGTACAGCGCTTCGCATCCTGAGTCATCTGGCCTTAAAGCT GCCACAAAGGTAGCATCAGATGCTTGGAAGTCAATGAGCCTGGAGGAGAAAGCAAAATACACTAGGCGCGCTCGTGAAGTGTGGGATAATTACTTAAGCACAGCTCCTGCTCGTACCCCTAAGCCAAGGAAACAg ACTAAGCTAGTCACAAGATGCTCTCCTGGCCGCTTATTCAATGTGCTACAGCGCCTTACACCAGAACAAAAGGATGCAGTGAAAGACCTGGGGTTTGGCAGCCTTTTGGGCCTTAGATGTCGGACCCTGCGCCGCAGCTTGTGCCTTTGGTTATTGCAGAGGTTTAATACAACAGGACGCAGCTTGGAGATTTGTGGTGACCGCATCCCTTTATCTCCAAAAGATGTTGAGTTTGTGATGGGATTAGCAGCTAGTGGGAAGGATGTGGTTAATTCAGGGCCTGATAATTTGATTCTAGATCTACGCCGAAACTATAATGCTACAAACCGTGGGATTTCAGTGAGCCTTCTAGAAGAGCGGTTAAAAGCTCCGGAAGCAGGAGAGGAATTTAAGCGATCATTTGTCCTCTATGCATTGGGCACTCTTTTATCCCCAACAGCAAGGCTGGATGTTAGCCCTTCATTTCTTCACTTCTTGACAAATGTGGATGTCGTCCATCAGTATAACTGGGGAAAGTTCTTACTTGACCGTCTAGTTAGGGAGGTAGCCCGTTTTCGTCAAGGAAAGCAACGGGCAGTGGGTGgctgtcttttgtttcttcaG CTCTTTTATTATGAGACCGTCTCAGTTGAGGGACCTGGCTCTTTAGAGCCAGATCCTGCTTCATTACCTTGTTTATCTTCATGGGGTGAGGAAGAGATTACTGAAAGAGAAAAACGTGAAAGAGAGCTTGGTGGCTATGGTTTTGGAGAG GTAATGTGCAAGGATAGGTGCATTGGTGTGAAGTCATCAGAGAACAGGAGCCATCTAGATTGCACACCAACTGGGAATATGTGGAATGGGATTGTGCATAGCTCCATATTGGAACAGGGTAGATACCAG GTTGACAAAGAAAGATCAAATAAGGATATTACTGTGGAAGAG ACAGACGCGCCAAACCTTCTCACAAGCAGTAGTATAGTATTCAGTGAAATTGTGGTGGTTAGTGAACCAGTTCGAACACTCTGCCGAAACAACGAGTATGGATGCAACAGGATCCTGGATAACAATGATGATCATGAAGAAACATGCAGCTTTTCACCTTGTGCATGCCCCCTTCTGCACTGTAACTTCATTGGCTCATCTGAACAATTGTCACTGCACTTCAGCGGTAAACATTGGGACACTGGACGGCGTTTCAGATACAACAGTCCGTTGTCAGTCTCCTTAGGGATGAATGAACAATTCCTAGTTCTTCAAGCAGAAGAAGATGgtattctctttcttctcaGCAAGAGCACTGAAAGCATTGGAAACACAACTACAATAACATGTATAGGGCCAAGCTCATCAAAGGAAAAGTTTTTGTATGATATTATAGCAGGCAGGGGAGTGAGCTCGCTTAGATTAAAATCATCGACGGAGTATTTTCCAGGCAGGGTGGAAGGCTTTCCCCCTAtggattttcttttgattccGTTTTGTTTTGTTAGTTCTTCTGGGCAGCTAGAACTGGAACTTTGTATATGGAATTCAACAGAACTAGACACAGATTGCTCTTAG